AACACCACCGACCTCGAGGCTGCCGCCCGCATGATCGCGGGATCGGCCCGCTCCATGGGGGTGGAGGTGGTGGGCGCCCCGGAGGTGAAGGATGCCTAAGCACGGCAAGCGCTACCGGGCCCTTTTGGAGAAGGTGGATCCTACCAAGGTCTATACCATCGACGAGGCCGCTCGGCTGGTGAAGGAGCTGGCCACGGCCAAGTTTGACGAGACCGTGGAGGTCCACGCCAAGCTGGGCATCGACCCTCGAAGGTCCGACCAGAACGTGCGCGGCACGGTTTCCCTCCCCCACGGCCTGGGCAAGCAGGTGCGGGTGTTGGCTATCGCCAAGGGGGAGAAGATCAAGGAGGCCGAGGAAGCCGGGGCCGACTATGTGGGCGGGGAGGAGATCATCCAGAAGATCCTGGATGGCTGGATGGACTTCGATGCGGTGGTGGCCACCCCGGACATGATGGGGGCCGTGGGCTCCAAGTTGGGGCGGATTCTGGGCCCGAGGGGGCTTCTGCCCAACCCCAAGGCGGGTACCGTGGGCTTCAACATCGGGGAGATCATCAAGGAGATCAAGGCGGGCCGCATCGAGTTCCGCAACGACAAGACCGGGGCCATCCATGCCCCCGTGGGCAAGGTGAGCTTTCCCCCGGAGAAGATCGCCGACAACATCCGGGCCTTCATCCGGGCCCTCGAGGCCAGCAAGCCCGAGGCGGCCAAGGGAACCTTCCTGCGCTCCGTCTACGTGACCAGCACCATGGGGCCCAGCATCCGCATCAACCCCCACTCCTAAGGGCCTTGGGGGCCTGGCTTGACGCCAGGCCCCCCGCCTTTTA
Above is a genomic segment from Thermus antranikianii DSM 12462 containing:
- the rplA gene encoding 50S ribosomal protein L1; translation: MPKHGKRYRALLEKVDPTKVYTIDEAARLVKELATAKFDETVEVHAKLGIDPRRSDQNVRGTVSLPHGLGKQVRVLAIAKGEKIKEAEEAGADYVGGEEIIQKILDGWMDFDAVVATPDMMGAVGSKLGRILGPRGLLPNPKAGTVGFNIGEIIKEIKAGRIEFRNDKTGAIHAPVGKVSFPPEKIADNIRAFIRALEASKPEAAKGTFLRSVYVTSTMGPSIRINPHS